Genomic segment of Centropristis striata isolate RG_2023a ecotype Rhode Island chromosome 21, C.striata_1.0, whole genome shotgun sequence:
CTCTGAGGGGATTTTTACCAGTGTGTTTGATTTGATaccatgatcattttgtattttttacagtttttgtattCTGGCAGTGTTAGCGTCGGTGATCGTCGTCCTAACGCAGCTCAGCCGCCATGTTGGAGTCAGCATGTTGCTATAGTGACAACGTGTGGCGTTGTACGGATCAAACAGACACTTCGTCTCCTGGAATGAATTTAGACTGAAACTCTCTCGTAGACTACCAGACTCTTCAGCTGCAGGCTTTTCTGGCTgttctgacccacaatcctctgcagcACAGAGGTCAAAGTTCAGGGGCCTATTATCATAAAGAAGTCTGTCCCAAATATCTACAAACTGCATGCAACAATATGtgctctgtctctgcagctgcagcactgaAAGTAAAAATAGATTTGAAATGCAGATTCCAACATGGCGGCTGTGGTTCTGCAGGCTGAACTGTTTCTGTCCTTACAGAGTCCCTGTCCTCACAGAGTTTCTGTCCTCACAGAGTCTCTGTGGGGGCGGGGcgtctgctgttgttgttctgtGGTAAATGTGAAACTGTGAGAGCTGCATGAATAAACTGTGAAGAAAACGCAGCGGTGAGACGTCTGTTTTTATAAAACATCTCAACACATTCACACCTGACAGAACATGAATCATGAACCACATCCAAtatttataatgataataagttacatttatattatatgtatatacttTACATTGGACACCTGGAACAAAAGAATCCATCCCATAATAGCTGCTGACATGTTTCAGTGAAAACTAACATGTGAAGCTCTTGGTGGCGCTGCAGGAAGTCACACTTCAGATATTTCTCCAATAAAATAATGTCTTCAGGTTAAACAGGAAGTGAGtcagtaattattttttatttggaaaatgtattttaaatatattcagtgttgcattgtttttaaggattttataaacataaattaacTGTTCATTTTATGAGAAAGTTGTGTAAAAAGTTTAAAGTCACCaagaagagaaaatatttaGTTGAAAATGGTTTTTTgattaatacaataaaaacctttatttcttttttaaaatctccatTAACCAATCtattggtttaaaaaaacacgTGACGAAATAGCTACGCCGATGACGTCAGCACCAATTGGAGAAGCAGGTGAGGTCGCGTGGTCACAGACACGAGACAAGTGAGTGAAGCTGCAGGTGAAGAGAGTCCGAGCTGCAGCAGGTGAGTCACATTCACTCTTTCActttatccatccatttattcatccatccagcCGTCCGTTTATTCACTCAGTGACTTtgctttattcattcattcatttatccatccatcagcTGTCTGCGGCGCATTTTAATCCGGTTGAGGATGTGAAATCTGTCAAATCAATAATCTGATGACGCTcaaatttcagatttgtttgtttgtttgtgtgtatcagAACACATGATGAGTTTAATTAATGTGTTCAGATAATTTCATGACTTTTAAAGTTGGATTTCAGGCCTCAAACTCgaagtaaacaaacaataaaaacatgtttcatttcTAGAAacgttttttaataaaatctgttGGCACGCTGCGGtgaataaaagtataaaactaaAAGAATCATTTCTGATTTGTTTTCACTATAAAACTGGACAACCACAACATATTTAAACTGATAAAGATAATAGTTTATTGGAAATATAAACTGTTCAAGTCTTTTAAGAGACTTCACAGTCTCCACAGTCCGGGTCTCAAAGGGGGACAGGTCTGGACCTGGACCTATAGGGTGGATCTGGACCTCAGTTCTTGACCTGGGGTCTAGAATGATTAGTAAaagatcacattctgtttttcattagtttctgTAAGTTGTAAATTCAGTTGTTGTAACTTTGTGACAGGAACTGTGCAGGAAGTCTGGATGAGACAACCAAAATAAGAGCGTGGTGCAGCTGGTGGGTGATGGGGGAGTCCCGGCTCATCGTGGAGGAGCTGCTGGCTCTGTGTCTGCAGAGGATCTCCATGGAGGACGCCATGGTGAACAGCGAGCGAGGTGAGACACCAGCACGAATCAGATTATTTACAGATTATTTACAGCAGAGACAAGTGATGTCTGTAAACATGGAGCTCCACTTTCATTCCAGTCAAGAACAACTGAGCACAAAGTGTTGTTGGACGATTCTGtgttgtttagttttatttattttattggatgAGCTTTTCCAAGTGCCAAGACAGAACTTGACAGTTATCAAACTGAGGACCGAATCAGAAACTGTCTACACTGACCCTGTAGTCTGCCTGTAGTCTGTCTGTAGTCTGCCTTTAGTCTGTAGTCTGCCTGTAGTCTACCTGTAGTCTTTCTGTAGTCTCTAGTCTACCTGTAGTCTACCTGTATACTACCTGTAGTCTTTCTGTAGTCTCTAGTCTACCTGTAGCCTGTCTATAGTCTGCCTGTAGTCTTCAGTCTGCCTTTAGTCTGTCTGTAGTCTGCCTGTGGTCTGTAGTCTGCCTTTTGTCCACCTGTAGACTGCCTGTAGTCTATAGCCTACGTGTAGTCTGCCTGTATCCTGTAGGCTGTCTGTAGTCTGCCTGTAGTCTGTCCTTAGTCTGTCTGTAGTCTGTCTGCCTGTAGTCTGTCTGTAGTCTGTCTGTAGATGTGACTTCTGTCCATCTGTCCTCAGAGTTTGTGGAGGTGCTGAAGAACTTTGAGACGGTGAGGAAGCGCTGGCTGCTGTCTGAGCTGGAGCTGAAGAAATACAAAGAGCTGCTGGTGAAGTCTGATGTGGCCAAAGCTGCTCTGGAGGTCAAACTGAAACACGCCCGTAACCAGCTGGACGTGGAGATGAAGAAACGCTACAAGGTCGAAGGAGACTACCAGTACCTGGTGAGAGAAGTGAGGTCTGTGGCCTGCTAGCAGACCTTCTGTCCTTACAGATCTTCTGTCCTTACAGACCTTCTGTCCTTACAGATCTTCTCTCCTCTGCGTCTTCCATTCAAGTCAGTTTGACATATACAAGTGAACCAAAAGTCCACTCATTGCATATGtggtcaataataataataataatgataataataatacagtatcgGTTATGTAGTGTAGTGGTGCTATCTGACCttcatctcttcttctcctcctgtctgAGGCAGCAGAGGCAGATGCAGCTCATGTGTGATATTCTGGTCCATGACAGTAAATCCAGCGCCTGTTTGAACGACGAGCAGAAATCTCTTCTGGCGACGTTTGAACACAAAGGGTCAAACGTCACTCTGCACCGCAGCAGCAAGAGGTGAGACTCGAGTCGCGGCAACGATTAAATAAAGTCACTTTCACTGTTGTCACCCTCAAACTGAACCGACACAACTCGGTCAGATCTGAAATATATGAATGTAAATGTTTCTCTTCAGGCTGTGTGTGATCGACGAGTCATCTTTCCTGTCCCACTCTGACATCAGCTACGACCGGACAGACGACGACGTGGTAAGATCATCAACCTTTTAACTGTTCAAATGGGATTTCATATAAAGCTTCATATAAAATTGGGACGAGGACGAACACATGACAAGAAATAAtctgaaacacaacaacagctaGAGTCAGTCAGGTATCAGTAACTTGAAATCTGTGAAGACCACAGTACAAATAACAGTATCATTTGCATAGAGGTTTATCTCTGCTGGATTTATtctttaatataaatgaaaaataaaatatgtcccAAGATACAGCCTTGAGGAACACCTGTCAGTTCTGTGAAAGGTCTCTCCCAGTCAGATGATTAGAAAACCAGTTCTACACACGGACAAACATATCTGTTGAAGTCTCAGATCATACAAAGTAGGTTGTTTTATCATCCGGACCAGTAATATTATCACTGACCTATGAGTTAaacctgtttttatctgtgaagTTTGAACATGGAACAGAAAAGAGGTGACAggtgtttgtgtttaatgtttcagGATGTCGACACAACTGTGGTTAAACCTCTGAGGTCTCGAGCCAGAGAGAAGAGGGTAAGTCTCCCGctcttcatcatcttcttcaTCGTTGGTTTGTTGTGACGTTCTGTTGGCTCTCTGCAGCGCTCGTCCCTGGGCCCGGTCGCCGGCGCTCCGGCCGGGAAGCTCCGGCGAGGCGGGAACGTGTCTTCAGAGCTGCTGGAGAGAAAAACTGTGGAGAAGGTGAACAcaacaaacatttcatatttatttaaaatgtaattctgtttttatttatgcaagacatgaatataaaatgttttcatggAGATTTATTGTTTCGATAAATGAATGTTGATGATTGAATaatcattttatacattttccacacagatttttttttttaagtactttaatgtggatattttcttttctcttttttgtttgtttattagtaAAGGAAGCTGAATATATATGTAAAGGATTAGTAAACCATTTTGGGTGgctgatgagtgtgtgtgtgtgactcaggaGGTGGAGACGATAGTGAAGGCCTCAGTGATGACTCCTGAGACTGGAGGTCAGGTCCACATGGTGCTGGGAATCACACAGGAGACCCCTGAGAGCCCTCAGATCCTGATGGAGGAGGGTGCTGTTTCAGTCCGAGGAGGTGAATTTCTCTCTGCTGGAGCTCAGCAGGACTCTGGATTCTGTGGTCATAGATTTAGTTTGATTagtccattatttattttcgTGCACTCATATTGGGGAAGAGTTCTGATAAAGTCACTGTATGATTTGTTTACAGGTTTGTGGAAGTTTCCTTGAATTCAGTCAAAGTCTAAATATTTAAAACGATGCATTTTTACTGCAGTTTACTTGAATCATCCCATTGCCAGCCCATGAATTATGGATTTAGGTCCGATTATTTTAATCTACTGTATTATCATGATTATTTGCTGCTGATTGGAAGAATCACTGAATGAGATCATCACTAACCTTTTTAAAGTCTCCCTCTCTTTGTGTTTAAACTTTGTGCTCCTCAGATCAGACCTCCGTGTGGTTTCCCTGTGATGACACTGTGGCGGAGCCTCAGACCGAAGTGCAGACGGAGAACGCCGCTGTCAGACCGCCACATGGCAGAGCGTCTGAGAAAACCCCCAAACATGTTTTCCTTTCTAAAACTGTAAGAACCCACAGACCTCCTCTGGTTTCTGTATATAGTGATGTGACAGGACACAGTATCTCTAACCGTCCAACGGCCAGCCGACTCAGAGGCTGTAGTGGTGAACTAGAAGACCTCAGGAGTCCACTGGCACCAACCTGTGGGAGAGGAGCtgaataatgttaaataaagtTAGGTGAAATGTTGTTAAGGGAAAAACTGAAACAGTAGTTTTCTAAGCGGCTCTCTGacttcaagatatctgaataaaatggGTTCTCTGTGTCCCCACGAGTGCCCACTTTATGGAAGCATATCACTGGAATCATTCAAAGCATAAAAACTCACTAAAGATTCGACGTTACCAGCAGAATATAAAACTGGATCGTCTGCATATAAACAAACTGTTTTGGAagaataatgtttttgtgtataaaGTGAATTGCAATGGACCCAGAACAGACCCCTGTGGAACTCATTCTCATCAGGATCACAGACTGTAACATCAGGTCTAATCTATCTGATTCCCTGCAGGTGATCCGGCCGGAGACGTGTTCGCCGTGCGGGAAGAGGATCCGCTTTGGGAAGATGGCGGTGAAGTGCAGAAACTGCCGCACAGTTTCTCACCCAGAGTGCAAACAGAAGCTCAGTG
This window contains:
- the si:ch1073-416j23.1 gene encoding rac GTPase-activating protein 1, giving the protein MGESRLIVEELLALCLQRISMEDAMVNSEREFVEVLKNFETVRKRWLLSELELKKYKELLVKSDVAKAALEVKLKHARNQLDVEMKKRYKVEGDYQYLQRQMQLMCDILVHDSKSSACLNDEQKSLLATFEHKGSNVTLHRSSKRLCVIDESSFLSHSDISYDRTDDDVDVDTTVVKPLRSRAREKRRSSLGPVAGAPAGKLRRGGNVSSELLERKTVEKEVETIVKASVMTPETGGQVHMVLGITQETPESPQILMEEGAVSVRGDQTSVWFPCDDTVAEPQTEVQTENAAVRPPHGRASEKTPKHVFLSKTVIRPETCSPCGKRIRFGKMAVKCRNCRTVSHPECKQKLSDSCSATALTGSSAQQNTLESFAPAIHPRVPQLIVDCVAEIERRGLEERGLYRVPGGERLVKELRERFIQGKTPLMLSKVYDVHVLCGVLKDFLRKLKEPLVTFRLHRTFMEASELADEDNSAAIMYQAIAELPKANRDTLAFLMLHLHKVMRSPQCQMDGNNLARVFGPTIVGHGMSEPSPTTIMRDTNTQPKVICSLLSIPEAYWRRVLSIQTAKIPSTSTMAYSQDDGPGRLFKPLTSPELNSYYRSPSNGSLRGRIRNLGNTVTTTSRAEPGKRFFTSPS